Proteins found in one Deltaproteobacteria bacterium genomic segment:
- a CDS encoding DUF1538 domain-containing protein, with protein MHSHLAELIKEVLWAVLPISIVVCILQITLLHMPMDTFIRFALGALYVSVGLFLFLVGVKSGLLPMGETIGAALPQKGSVVYLVVMAFILGTAVTVAEPDVRVLAHQVDFVSHGLVSRNILVFVVALSVGICVAGAVLRIILGVSIVRVLMVGYAVILILSFFTPDTFLPIAYDAGGVTTGPVTVPFIIALGLGTVGVLRGKSSFGDGFG; from the coding sequence ATGCACAGCCACCTTGCCGAACTGATCAAGGAAGTCCTCTGGGCCGTACTGCCCATCAGCATCGTTGTCTGCATTCTGCAGATCACATTGCTCCACATGCCCATGGACACCTTCATCCGTTTCGCCCTGGGGGCCCTGTACGTCAGCGTCGGCCTGTTCCTCTTTCTCGTGGGGGTCAAATCCGGACTCCTGCCCATGGGTGAAACCATCGGAGCCGCCCTTCCCCAAAAAGGCTCCGTGGTCTATCTTGTAGTCATGGCCTTCATCCTGGGCACAGCCGTAACCGTGGCCGAGCCCGACGTCCGCGTCCTGGCCCATCAGGTCGATTTTGTCTCCCATGGCCTGGTTTCGAGAAACATCCTCGTCTTTGTCGTGGCCCTGAGTGTCGGTATCTGCGTGGCCGGAGCCGTGCTGCGGATCATCCTGGGCGTTTCCATTGTCCGCGTTCTCATGGTCGGTTACGCCGTCATCCTGATTCTGTCCTTCTTCACTCCCGACACGTTTTTGCCCATTGCCTACGATGCCGGTGGCGTGACCACCGGCCCGGTCACAGTACCCTTCATCATCGCCCTGGGCCTGGGCACCGTCGGGGTTCTCAGAGGGAAAAGCTCTTTTGGCGACGGCTTTGGC